The genomic segment GGCCTGGCGCTCCTCTTCGGTCAGTTTGGAATGGGTGGTTGATGCGGGATGAGTCACAATCGTTCGGGTATCGCCCAAATTGGCAGAACGCGACATCATGTTAATTTTATCGATGAATGATTTGGCTCTGTCGAATCCGCCATCGATTTCAAAGCATACCACTCCGCCGCCGCGTTTCATCTGTTTTTTGGCAAGCTCCAACTGCGGATGATCCTTATGATGCGGATACTTCACAAAATTCACATCGTTGTGATCGCCCAAAAAATTGGCCAAAGCTTCGGCATTGTCGCAGTGACGTTCCATGCGAACCGGGAGGGTTTCCAGGCTTTTGCTGAACAACCAGGCATTAAACGGGGATAGAGCCGGACCAGTATTCCGCGTAAAGAACTCGATCTCTTCCATATATTTTTCACTCCCCAAAATCACTCCGCCGATGGCACGTCCCTGTCCGTCGATAAATTTTGTGGCGGAATGCTGAACCAGGTCGGCTCCAAACTCAATCGGGCGTTGCAGGTATGGTGTTGCAAAACAGTTGTCCACAACAAAAATTAAGTTATGAGCCTTGGCTAATTTTCCAGCCCATTCAAGGTCAATCAAATCCAATCCCGGGTTGGACGGCGTTTCCAGGAAAAGCATTTTTGTATTTTCCTGAATGAGAGATTCCCACTTTTCAGGTTTGTTGACATCTCCATAGGTGTGCGTAATTCCCCACTTCGGGAGAATCTGGCTGAGAATTTGATGAGATGATCCAAACAGCGATCGCGAGGCCAGCACATGATCGCCTTGCTCCAGCAGCGCAGCCAAACAACCGAAGATCGCCGCCATTCCCGAACCCGTGGCCACACCTGCTTCTGCTCCTTCCAGCTTGCACATTTTCCTGATAAATTCATCCGTATTGGGATTGGAGTAACGGCTGTACACATTTCCCTCAACCTCTTTGGCAAACAGTGCACGGGCATGCTCGGCAGATTCGAAGGTGAAACTGGAGGTCATGTATAACGGAGTGGAATGCTCACGTTCACCGGTTGTTTCGGTTTGTGTTCGAATCGCTTCAGTTTCGAAATTTTTCTTTTTTGACATCTTTCAGGACGCAGGGTTCAGATTTTGTACAACGGGCAGCCTGCCCGTTACTGATAGATTAAAATGAGATTAATATCTAAAACAAAGATTTGGAGCCGGTCAAGCTGACCGGCGTACTAATTCCTTAGTTATTAACAACCTCAAAGCTGGTCGTAATTTTCGCAGTCTTTTCCAGTGTTTTAGAGACAGAACAGTACTTATTGACTGACAAATCTATCGCTCGTTCGGCTTTCTTTTCATCCACATTGCCTGTAAAAATATAGTGCATGTGAATCGCTTTAAATTCCGAGTAGGTACCAACTTTTTGGCGATCACCGGTCACTTCAACGGTTATATCATCCGGGTTTTGTTTCTGTTTTTTTAGAATTCCAACAATGTCGATGGTTGAGCATCCGGCAGCCGCGGCGAGTAACATCTGCATGGGGCGAAATCCGCCGTTGATCCCTCCGATATTGGCCGATCCATCCATTTGAAGGGTAGCACCGTCCTCGTTTGTTGCCTCCATGTGGACGGCATCGTTAAGTCGTTTTACTTTAATCATTTTAGAAATTTGATTGCTTAATTAATACAAGTAAGAAGATAGGGATTCTTGACTTGATGATGAAAGGAGGGGATGGATTGATTTGATTCCGAGTAAACGAAGTATCAGGTTAGTTATCCGTTTTACGGGAAGCAGAGCTTCCAACTGGCTGTGCCGAAGGGGACCTTCGGCACAAGTAACCCCGGAAAGTTTAGACTTCCCCTTCCTTGTTCCGTTCTTCTGCGGAATAGGGAAGGGGATTGAGGGGATGGGTCAGAAAAACGGGAAGCGGAGCTTTTAACTGGGCGATCCGAAGGAGGATCTTCGGATCGAGTATTAAACGAGTAGCTCAAGTGTTAAGTAGTTGTCCCACCACAGCTGCTGCCGGCTCCGGCTGTGCATCCAAAGCAATGCTGATTGGTTTTGATTTCACGATCATTGAGGCTTTCCAAATCCCAATCTTTGATGTGCTGTGGAGAACCATCCTCGGTTTTCATCTTCAGCATCTGGTTGAAATCGCAATCGTAGAGAGTTCCGTCCCAGCCGATGGAGATCGTATTTCTGCACATTACACCTTCGGCTGCAGCAGGATTGAATGATGTGACAAGTTTCTCCATATATTCATCCAAATTCCCGCTTGTGACGAGGAAATTCAGATACCGGCTGATCGGCAGGTTCGTAATTGTAAACAGATCATTAAATACTATTCCATGATCTTTCCATAAACGATCTTTGTATTGCTGTTTGAGTGATTTCTGGTCACCCGGGAGAAATGCCCCCACGGGATTGTAGACAAGATTTAATTCTAAACCGGTATCCTCTTTCCCGTATCCTATCTCATTCAGAATTTTCAGCACCTTCATCGATTTATCGTAGGTGCCTTCACCGCGCTGGGCATCGGTTCTTCTTTTGTTATAAAATGGAAGAGAGCAGGTAATCTCCACACCACGATCTGCCATAAACTGCGGCAGATCCTCAAACTTTCGTGTATCCAAAATGGTGAGATTCGAGCGGACAATAATATGTTTATCCAGTTTCGATGCCTCATCCACAAACCACCGGAAGTGGGGATTCATCTCGGGAGCTCCACCGGTCAAATCAACTGTTTCGATATCAGAATGTTTGAGAGCTTCGAGGCAGTATTCAAGCGTCTCTTTGGTCATGATCTCCTCCCGATCCGGCCCGGCATCCACATGGCAGTGTTTGCAGGTCATATTACACATGTACCCAACATTTATCTGGAAGATCTCAATACCGGTCGGTTTCAGAGGATATAACCCGATATCATTCAATTTCGATTCAAACTTTTCCAGCCGTTTTACCTTTTCAGTTTGATTGTTGATGATGTCAAGCTGGACTTCCGGATCAGCAAGAGAATGGCTTTGTGCAATAAGAGACTTCATATATTGGACTGTGCAGATTACTATTTTGGATTATAATACATGCTCAATTATGTATAGATGCGTACAGATCTTAATATCTTACATCGATAACTTTTTAACTTTGTTCATCATCTGTACGCCGTGAACGAGAGATGCACCTCCCCGGATTGCAGTGGCAACATGAACAGCTTCCATCATCTGTTCTTCCGAGCAGCCCTCTTGGAGTGTCTCATCTGTGTAGGCATCGATACAGTAGGGGCATTGGATAACGTGAGCAACAGCAAGTGCAATTAATGCTTTTTCGCGCTTCGTAAGAGCGCCTTCCTCAAAAACAGAACCATAGTACTCGAAGAATTTATCGCCTAACTCTTTTTGAAATTCAGTGACATCGCCAAATTTTTTAAGATCTTCGGGGTCGTAGTATTTCTTATCCATGTTGCTTTCTTTTTGATTTGAGTTCTGTAAATGAATACGAAATATTCACTGAATCAGATGGTAAAAATTGCCCATCAGATTCAGAATCATTCGCAGTGATGCTTAAAAGTATAAGGTAAAAATCGTTTGATTCATTCTTTGTAAAAATGAATCATAGCAAAGGCGGGCTGGAATTATATCACAAAAGGATAAAAAGAGGAGAAAATCAGGTCAGATATTTATTGATAGTTTTCTGAAGAT from the Balneolaceae bacterium genome contains:
- a CDS encoding aminotransferase class I/II-fold pyridoxal phosphate-dependent enzyme, whose amino-acid sequence is MSKKKNFETEAIRTQTETTGEREHSTPLYMTSSFTFESAEHARALFAKEVEGNVYSRYSNPNTDEFIRKMCKLEGAEAGVATGSGMAAIFGCLAALLEQGDHVLASRSLFGSSHQILSQILPKWGITHTYGDVNKPEKWESLIQENTKMLFLETPSNPGLDLIDLEWAGKLAKAHNLIFVVDNCFATPYLQRPIEFGADLVQHSATKFIDGQGRAIGGVILGSEKYMEEIEFFTRNTGPALSPFNAWLFSKSLETLPVRMERHCDNAEALANFLGDHNDVNFVKYPHHKDHPQLELAKKQMKRGGGVVCFEIDGGFDRAKSFIDKINMMSRSANLGDTRTIVTHPASTTHSKLTEEERQAVGITPGLIRIAVGLENSEDIIGDVEQALEN
- a CDS encoding OsmC family protein — its product is MIKVKRLNDAVHMEATNEDGATLQMDGSANIGGINGGFRPMQMLLAAAAGCSTIDIVGILKKQKQNPDDITVEVTGDRQKVGTYSEFKAIHMHYIFTGNVDEKKAERAIDLSVNKYCSVSKTLEKTAKITTSFEVVNN
- the arsS gene encoding arsenosugar biosynthesis radical SAM (seleno)protein ArsS (Some members of this family are selenoproteins.); translated protein: MKSLIAQSHSLADPEVQLDIINNQTEKVKRLEKFESKLNDIGLYPLKPTGIEIFQINVGYMCNMTCKHCHVDAGPDREEIMTKETLEYCLEALKHSDIETVDLTGGAPEMNPHFRWFVDEASKLDKHIIVRSNLTILDTRKFEDLPQFMADRGVEITCSLPFYNKRRTDAQRGEGTYDKSMKVLKILNEIGYGKEDTGLELNLVYNPVGAFLPGDQKSLKQQYKDRLWKDHGIVFNDLFTITNLPISRYLNFLVTSGNLDEYMEKLVTSFNPAAAEGVMCRNTISIGWDGTLYDCDFNQMLKMKTEDGSPQHIKDWDLESLNDREIKTNQHCFGCTAGAGSSCGGTTT
- a CDS encoding arsenosugar biosynthesis-associated peroxidase-like protein, which produces MDKKYYDPEDLKKFGDVTEFQKELGDKFFEYYGSVFEEGALTKREKALIALAVAHVIQCPYCIDAYTDETLQEGCSEEQMMEAVHVATAIRGGASLVHGVQMMNKVKKLSM